A window of Pseudophryne corroboree isolate aPseCor3 chromosome 1, aPseCor3.hap2, whole genome shotgun sequence genomic DNA:
ATAAGTATCTATAATTTGTTGGTGGTAATTAGTTATACTCCGAAATGAACTCTATCTATGTAGGTTCTGAGGAGTTAGTGTTTGAATTAAGATAAatatctgtctgtatgtatgttagAGGTGCCATAATGACTTGTGACCACTAGATGTCAGAGGGATTAAGTTTGGTTTATTGGGTACAActgattatatattatatatgtatatgtgtgtgtttttagtGAGAAAAATAACTTGTAAAAGCTATGAGCTGTTTAGTATAATTATGAGacacatatatgtatacatgtatgtagGAGGAGCCATGATTATCCATATGCATTTAACTTGATAATGAGGCTTGGAGGACAAAGCATCAGAATATCAACTAATaatgaaaatgaggcttggatcgCGGGCGCTATTGCGCATGCGCGAATCCGGAATGCCGGTATTTAAAGTTAGAAGGAAGGAGGAGGAATAATTattcactgaggaagccgccgaagccggagggtaggcggaggaACGCGTTTGTGGACTCACTGTGGTAGTACCACATCACCATTTGCTGCTGCTGCCGTGACTGACTGAGCGctcgtaccagcgctggctgtgctgaggagagACGGGATCTATTGCAGCTGTCATCACGCTGTGCTGCCGCGGACGCGGCTGTTTGAAGCAGTTATCAGGCACTCTAAGCCTTAAGGAGAAAAGCCCATACACCGGAGAGTGAGATACGGATCACAGTATTACTACTACTGGCTGGAAGGCGGGTATGCCTACAAGCATTGTGAGGAGACGTATCCATTAGAGTACAGAGTGTACTGCACTCGTGGTGTATTGTGGATTCTCAGCTATTCAGACGGGGCTGTACATATACTGCTTAATTGTATAAACAGTTGATTATATACTAATAGCGATAAATGCTTAATATAACAACATCAAGTCTGCTGTAAGGTATGGACGGTATTGAATATAACACAGACTCAATATCTATCTGATTAAAAAGCTAACAGCTGATCTCAAATTAACAGCTGCACCATCAATTACATCTATAGTGCACTAACAAACAACCTGCTTGAACTGTTGGATAAATCCCTCTGCTTTAAAATCTTTCTTGCTTAAACTAATATGTGCATGCGGATTTCTCTGCTTACTAATAAAGCTTACTGTGCTATATAGGAAATTTAAGGAATCTGAGCCCTATTAGGAGAATTATAGAGATATAGGGCATTTGTTATTTTAGTTGGATAATTTTGAATGAATTGTTCTCTGTTGTagagataattttaatatattatatcttttttagattaaattgatactggccggtatcttaatGTGATATCTTTATATGTATATAGGTGTAAATCTTTTTATATCTGTattctatatataaaatataaagtaaAGATTATTTTTTCATACAACGTGaaaagcgctgtctcattctttgtttAAGTATGAACAACTTGGAGTGAGAAGCATTTAGTGGAAATGTGATATTCTCTGAGGGTAATAGAAAACATAACTGTTATAAATAGGGGGCGAGGCAATAAAGAGGAGGCTGGGCAGTCCAGATGGTGGAAGGGAAGGATTGATGCTGGTCATTCTAGGCATCACAAAGGCTTGAGGCAAGATGGTAGTGTAGCAGTCCAATCTAGGCCATAGCTATGCTTTCAATTTTCAGCAGGCCACATACTTCGGGTGCTTCTTTTGGTAGTGGATTCCATAATCCTTCCAGTACAAATGCAGTGACTTTTACTGTAGATAGGTAGCCTGCTAGATAGTTAGAGGGAATTTACTACAGTGAGTACCAACAGGACCTACACTCCagtgggattcagtatgatatcacgGCTGATGGGATAGTgtaaatcccgacagggggggaGGTAAGACTGTTCCCCTTTAGCCCCTAACCctacctttccacagcctaaccctaacctccgtctTAGTACCTAACCCCCCCCACCCAATGGTGCCTAACCTAAACCcctttcctccccacagcctaaccctaaccacccctcctcgcagcctaacaccCACCCACCGACCCTAACCCACCATCTAAAGTTACGGTGGGGCTGTCAGTATTCTGGCATCGGTTCCCTGATCCGGCCAGGATTCCGGCATCTACATTCTGACAGCTAGGATGTTTTCCAATACTTTGTTATTGGATTACATTGTGTTCTCAATGTATAGTGACAGGATTGTTTTTATGTTGACCCTAATATCTACTTTCAATTAAGTAGCTTCTCATTGTGCTGAATTGTATATTTCCAACATTTTAAATGacttaaagggaacactaaaaagtTAGTACACATAATCTGTGCACAGTCCTACACTAGGACAATGGGCATACTTCAGTAGCACATTACTACAGATTATTCCACTTCTGAGAACCACTAGCACTACAGTATATAGTCACTGTTACTCTATAAGTAGAGCCAGATTTATGTAATTGGAAACTGTAGGCACATGACCTTGGCTCCCTGTGTTTTTTACCATTAGTTGTGGTACCATTCCTAAAATGTATTGAATTACATTTAAAAAGACCAAACGTTATCCCTGGAATCCCACTACTTCATTCTATTGTTTAGCAGTCCCCTCATGGTGAGTGTAGGAGTAATGCTAATTGTTGTACACTTTCACTGAATTGCAGCTATTATTATTGTTACAGTGCATTTTACTTTtctgggcaaaagctcgcttgatcttgatttaagtatgaatacagaccgtgaaagcggggcctcacgatccttctgactttttggggttttaagcaggaggtgtcagaaaagtttttTTTTCGAACTTTCTTATTTACTATTTTTATGCCTTCATTGCTATTTTTAATTACCTCTCAGCATGATTTTAGTTTGTACATAGCCACCAATTAAACTATAGTTTACTATTTAGACAATTGGAAGAATTTTCTATCActtgtttttatgttattttctTCTGCAATGCTCCTGTGGCATTGGTTCATATCAGTCTAGGACACTGAACCTTTTTATTAGTGTTGAACTGTTGCTTTATGCAAAACAGTTAGAAACCCAATTCTTTTGTAAACATTGTGTATAGTTTTTGATAATCATTACCAGATTGTGCGGTCTTACAAGGCAGTTAAGGAAGTGTCATTAGCAAATTTGAGAGGGAGATACAAAACAAAGGCTTTTTACATTAAAATGTCTGAGCAATCCATGCAAGTCTCCTGCCAGATGCCAATGATTTGGTGTCAGTCTGGCAGGGGTGATAACATGTACACGTCTGCAAGTCGGCAGCTACAGTGTTAGCTGTCAGACACAAGCATCCTGATTCTCAATCTGACAACGGTATGGAGGCTTCAGTCCTACCTGACTTCTGTGGGTGCCTAGAACTTCTACCATTAAGGCAATGAAAATAAACCTTCATATCTTTAAACATATTCAACTAATACCAACGCTTATGGAACAACTGCAAATGTTTACATGTTGGAACAGCTTTAATCAGATTTATTTCTACTTTGTAAATGTTCATTAAAGCATTAGAGGGTAATTTATGCTGCAGATTATTCCTCTGTATGTTTGGAACAGCTGTGCTGTATTGCCAACAAGTATTGCTGATAATATCATGGCATTGAACAATGTCAAAATCCAGCCAAATATTCTTAAACCAACAGTATAATATTGCTTTCATTTACTGATACATTGGGGTCCCCAGGCCCCCTGGCATTGCAGAGACTGTTAGCGTTATCCTTTAGACTTCATCTGCTAGTAGTCGGCCATGTTTTAGACTTagcgctagacacgcccaataggcagtGCAAGATGCACCAGATAGGTGGTGCAAGAAatgcccctccgatggtgcacaccGTAatcaaatgtgctgcgcacgcctatggtgtcgGCAtattcctgtatgtatgtatatgtgtgtatctccggACATTCTAATCACTTCTGTTCTGCGGTGACCTTAATTTCCTCCAGATATGTGTCTTTCTTCCATGGGGAGTCTACGGCTTATCTTATCTGTCTGTCTAATAAGAAGTCAAACCCATTTGTGTATAACAGTAAAAACACCAAACCGCTCGTCTGGTTATGTGCTTTAGCTGGATGCCTAAGGGCATTGCTAGGCGTGGAGCCAAACCAGGAAATTTCTGCTATATATGGATGGACTCTCAAGGACATATTCCATCCACAACATAACACTCACATTTATGGCAGAAGAATGGAACAGTCGCTTTGCATTATACAGTAGCATGCAGTAAAGGAAAAATCGTATGTTTTGTCTGAAGGTATTCCCTTTGTACCTTTTAAAAGCAGTGCATTTTATTGTGGCGGTGCTCAGGGCTACACAGTACCCGCACCTTTCTGTTTTGTGGTCTACTTTTAATTTATATAACTAGTCTAGAAATGGGGGGGGGAATAATTGTAATAATTTCAGGAATTAATAAAATAAACATCTGCAGACTTAGCCAGAGTGTGGAAGATACTATAAATCTTGTATCAACTTGTAACTTTAGGTGAGTACCGGAACCCTTTTTCATAATAAAGCAATTTTTGGTGGAAAGTTCAAAGtttatctgtatatgaaaagaatgagtatgtatgtatatatgttagaAATAAACGGTCCGGATTCCAAGGAATCTGGACTGCTCCGAACATCGggtgttcctgccagactcggatcccatgtCAAGGCCGAACGTCATCCTCCCAGCATTTGATTCTCgcaggacttggattctatataatgcGCCGCGGCCAGAAATCGCCGCCATTTCACACTAAAGCACGCTGCCATTTGCTgtgctgtactctactgtattcactctgctgtgtccacaagtggctgtgctgtagtgACTGTATATGGGGGCACActgactgcacgctgctgtatgctgcgctgtactctgctgtattattgTGCTGTGCCCACAAGTGGccatgctctatagtgactgtatataggggcatacGGCACGCTGCTTTATGCggagctgtactctgctgtaaattgtttggtgcgctttaccctagtgcgctttgttcacatgcatcaatAATCtacgcagtttgaaccgagctgcaggttaaaatacagacaaaaaatatatatatttctattgtttgtgctgtttggtgcactttaccctggtGCAATTTGTTCACTTGCATCATCGTCTGCATATCCACTCGTCTCTCCATTGGTtatctgtattctaccgtattcaatatcaaATACTTTTACTCGCACACAACGCCATTAACTAAATTACACCAATGTGTAGCtccttgcttatctcaaaatatctcccaacccaacctctccaCTCTtctcaagatctacgtctctcatccacattcattaTTCACTCCTATTCATGATTGCAGAActctcttcgggctgcacccactctgtggaaatgCACTCCCACACactataagactctcctctagtctccaaaccttcaagcattctctgaaaactcacctcttcaggctagcttagcaAATTCCAAAACCTTACGTGACCtttataagctttcctatccaattatatgccCACTGTACACTCCAcatatatcctcacatattttctctttcttcactttcccttcctccttccCCCGGTTCATTATTGCTGTTTGGCCATATCATGCAGccaggatgcggtcaatttacctacaatcaaaatccagatggtcaaaatCTCGACAACCGTTGACCGACTGTcagaatcccgacatggtcaaatactgacatttaaaataccaacaatgtCAAAATACTGCCATTTAAATTGTCgagaggtcaaaaagttgacatgaattTTTCATGAGTTctacattgaaaccgacttgttcatactttaccctcccagtggacccggaggggaaatataatagtgtgccaagcacagcggtacacttatatggtgtccatgttgacatacacaccaaaaaaataatgtaaaactcatgtcaactttttgacctgtcgacaatttaaatgtcggtattttgaccttgtctgtattttaaatgtcagtattttgaccatcggtcaattgttgtcgggattttgattgtaggtatttcacacTAAACCCATGGAGCACACCAAGAaccttttgcaatctggtggacaatcatGCAATAGAGAACACCTATCGATGCCTATTTCCTTATGGAttttaaacttgcgagcagggcctacctACGTCTATGTCtgcttgttatcacccagttttgctttatcactgttatttccaactgtaaagcgcaatggaatttgctgcgctatataagaaactgttaataaattaataatacGCCGTGTGATCCACGCATGCAGCAAAACAACGACCCAATGCACACAAGTCATTCcaacaaagaatggttaaagaagaatacatttaaagTTTCGGAATGGCCAAGTAAatgtcctgaccttaatccaatcaaaatgtggtggaaggacctgaagtaagcagttcatgggaggaaactgaccaacataacagagttgaagatGTTTTGTACAGTGGTAAAATTCCTCTAggccgatgttcaggactaatcaacaattaccggaaaggtttacatgcagttattgctgcacaagggggtcataccagatactgaaagcaaagggtcaCATGCTTTTGCCActtacagatatgtgatattggatcatttcccCAATTAAAAAAATGAGCACGAGCTGCTCTGAACACTGCCAAGGTGGAGCCAGGCTCGACATGTGCagtgtttggcttaggaggggttgGCCTGGCGGTTATCATGGGATGCAAAGTAGCTGGAGCTACCCGCATTATTGGAATTGACCTCAACAAGGAAAAATTTGCAAAGGCCACAGAGTTTGGTGCCACTGAGTGCATCAATCCTGCAGATTACAAAAAGTCCATTCAGGAGGTGCTGGTTGAATTGACGGATGGAGGAGTGGACTATTCCTTTGAGTGTATTGGAAATGTCGGAGTTATGAGAGCGGCATTGGAGGCCTGCCATAAAGGCTGGGGTGTAAGTGTGATTGTGGGCGTTGCTGCATCTGGACAGGAAATCTCAACTCGCCCATTTCAGCTGGTCACTGAGCGGACTTGGAAAGGAACTGCTTTTGGGGGTTGGAAGAGTGTAGAGAGTGTACCCAAGTTGGTTTCTGAATACATGGCCAAGAAAATTAAGGTTGATGAATTTGTGACTTACAATTTGCCCTTCAGTTCTATTAATGAAGCCTTTGAACTGATGCATGCTGGGAAGAGCATTCGTAGTGTTTTGAACTACAAGACGTTTTGGGAAAAAGCTGTACAACCGAGCGCAATTCGTAGTTGAAACATAGCAGTCTACAGTATGGAAAAGTGTTTTCTCCAGCAAAGAAATCTAGTTTCAATCTCTCTTAACTGATTACCTTTATATCTGACATCAGCTAATTTTGTAAGCTAGCTCATTTCTAAtaaatgtttttctctgacgttctagtggatgctggggactccgtaaggaccatggggaatagcgggctccgcaggagactgggcactctaaagaaagatttagtactatctggtgtgcactgactcctccctctatgcccctcctccagacctcagttagaatctatgcccggacagagctgggtgcttttagtgagctctcctgagcttgctaataagaaagtattttagttaggttttttattttcagagagcttctgctggcaacagactctctgctacgagggactgaggggagagaagcaaacctactaactgcggctaggttgcgcttcttaggctactggacaccattagctccagagagatcaaacacaggacctgaccttgtcgtccgttcccggagccgcgccgccgtccccctcgcagagacagaagccggcagaagcggagaagacatcgaaatcggcggcagaagactcctgtcttcagatgaggtagtgcacagcactgcagctgtgcgccattgcgcccacactaacccacacactccggtcactgtagggtgcagggcgcagggggggcgccctgggcagcaattgttacctcctggcgaatgctgcatataaacagtggcacactgttatatgtatgagcccccgccatttattttacaagaaatcgcgggacagaagcccgccgctgagggggcggggccttcttcctcagcactcaccagctccattttccttccacagctccgctgagaggaagctccccaggctctcccctgcagaatcacggtagaagggtaaaaaagagagggggggcacataaatttaggcgcaaataatcataatacagcagctactgggtaaacactaagttactgtgtaatccctgggttatatagcgctggggtgtgtgctggcaaactctctctctgtctctccaaaaggccttgtgggggtcctgtcctcatttagagcttcccctgtatgtgtgttgtgtcggtacgtgtgtgtcgacatgtttgacgaagagggctatgtggaggcagagcaagtgcagttgactgacgtgtcgtcgccgacggtgccgacacctgattggatggatatgtggaaggtgttaaatgataatgtaaacttcttacataaaaggttggataaagctgatacctcgggccagtcagggtctcaacccatgcctgatcctacagcgcagaggccctcagggtctcaaaagcgcccactatccaaaatggttgacacagatgtcgacacggattctgactccagtgtagacgacgatgatgcaaaattgcaaccaaaaatgacaaaagctatacgttacatgattatagcgatgaaggatattttacacatatcagaggtaaaccctgtccctgacaagagggtttatatgtatggggagaaaaagcaagaggtgacttttaccccttcacatgagttaaatgagttatgtgaaagagcgtgggattccccagataagaaagtcctgatttccaaaaggttacttatggcataccctttcccgccagaggacagggtgcgctgggaatcctcccctagggtagataaagctctgacacgcttatctaagaaggtggccctgccgtcgcaggatacggccaccctaaaggatcctgcagatagaaagcaggaaagtatcctgaaatctgtttatacacattcagggactctactgaggccggcaattgcgtcggcgtggatgtgtagtgctgtagcagcgtggacagataatctgtctgaggaaatggataccttagacagggataccattatgctgaccctggggcatataaaagacactgtcctatatatgagggatgcccagagggacatttgcctactgggctctagaattaatgcaatgtcaatttctgccaggagggtcctgtggactcggcagtggacaggtgatgccgactccaaaaaacacatggaggtgttaccttacaagggtgaggaattgtttggggacggtctctctgacctggtttccactgctactgctgggaagtcaaactttttgccatatattccctcacaaccgaagaaagcaccgtattaccaaatgcagtcctttcgcgcacaaagaagcaagaaggtcagaggtgcttcctttcttgctagaggcaggggcagaggaaaaaatctgcaccttacagctagttcccaggaacagaagtcctccccggcttccactaaatccaccgcatgacgctggggctccacgggtggagccaggagcagtgggggcgcgtctccgacatttcagccaccagtgggttcgctcacaggtggattcctgggctatacagattgtgtctcaggga
This region includes:
- the LOC134932034 gene encoding alcohol dehydrogenase class-3-like, encoding MQKIDKNKTTKRNGIFNLSSKILTEEEIKLLEKCMNYAPVSKPNLFRLFVDLNKYICTLSRKRYFALKAIKANKSEERPILLDQDDDITIEILESLQQEADTDLGPDHELEVQIYDVKGSFRKKSDFYPLSYKGPFIESFYKSTLASFRKICEDSEKNPYGDNLTPGERIAMKARAALNTAKVEPGSTCAVFGLGGVGLAVIMGCKVAGATRIIGIDLNKEKFAKATEFGATECINPADYKKSIQEVLVELTDGGVDYSFECIGNVGVMRAALEACHKGWGVSVIVGVAASGQEISTRPFQLVTERTWKGTAFGGWKSVESVPKLVSEYMAKKIKVDEFVTYNLPFSSINEAFELMHAGKSIRSVLNYKTFWEKAVQPSAIRS